The Alysiella filiformis sequence CGTTGCTTCATTTTTGCCGAAATTTGGTTACAAAAACAGCATGTTGCTCGGCTTGGCATTGGTGTTTGCAGGCTGCCTGACCATGTATTTGGGTAACTCGTTTGGCAGCAGCAAAATCCTGTTTTTAACCATAGGCGTGGCATTTGCCTTTATCAAAGTGTCCGTGTATTCCATGATAGGCTTGTTCACCAACAGCAAGGAAGAACACAACAGTTTCATGAGTTCCATTGAAGGCTTTTTCATGATAGGCATTGCGTCCGCCTATTTCCTGTTCCCCGCGTTTTTTGACGCGAACGACCCCAATGGCTGGCTGCGCGTGTATTTGCTGTTGGCGGCTTTGGTGGCGGTGGCATTTTTTCTGTTGCTGTTTACCAAAGTGGAGGTGGAAACACCCAAATCTTCAGGCAGCCTGTCCGATGATTTTGTTGGTATGTTGAAAATGGCGGCATTGCCTTTGACGATTTTCTTTGTGTTGAGCGCATTCTGTTTTGTGATGGTGGAACAAGGGATTATGACTTGGCTGCCGACTTTCAACCAAAAAGTTTTGTCGCTGAATGAAACATTGAGCGTACAAATGGCGAGCATTTTGGCATTGTCATTGGCGGCTGGGCGTTTTTTGGCGGGGCAGTTGGTTAAAAAAATCCATTGGCTGACTTTGCTGATTGGCTGCCTGTTGGCGGCGGCTGCGGTGGTGGTGTTTGTGTTGCCATCGGCTTTGAACGCCAACCCACAAACCATTCATTCATTTAGTGACATTCCCGCGATTGGCTTTATTTTCCCTTTAATTGGCTTGTTTATTGCACCGATTTACCCCTTGATTAGTTCGGCAACTTTGTCCGCCTTGCCCAAACATTTGCACAGCCCGATGACGGGTTTGATTGTGATTTTCTCCGCATTGGGCGGTACTTTGGGTTCGCGCATTATTGGCATGTTGTTTGAAAATGTGGGTGGCGCACAGGCGTTTTATTTCATGTTAATTCCGATTGCGATTTTGATTGTTTCATTGATTTTGTTGAACAAATTCATTAAAGGATACGGCAATGCAGCTTAAAATCAACCGCGACCAAATCTTAAACGACTTATTGGCGCAACAATCCACGCAAGGCACACGCACCATTACCATTGACGACACAGGCAACAAACAATTTACCGTGTTTGGCGAAAATGGCGAACAATTTGACGTGCGCGGCACTTATTATTTAGCCAATTTATTGCAAGAAGTGTGGCTGGGCAATGGCGAATTGGACACCGAAAAAGTGTTGATGCTTCCATTGGAACGCGTTGATTATTTAATGAAAAATCATTATTGGAACGTGTTGAGCCGCCGCATGAATGCCGACAATGTGCTTGCCAATTTGTTTGATGAAAAACGCAGCAGCGAAAAATCCTATTTGTATGTGCCAGCTGCCGATGTGGACGGTTTGGCGTACTATCGCCGCATTACCGCTCAATATGACAATATTGAGATTATTGAGCTGCCTGCTCCGCCTTATTCTGCTGATTTATTGAAAGAAATTGATGAGAAAGCGGGTTTATTGGCATTGAAATACGACAAAGCAACCGACCAACCTTTGCCCTATGTCGTACCAGGGGGGCGGTTTAATGAAATGTATGGCTGGGACAGCTATTTCATCGGCTTGGGCTTGATGGCGCACGACCAATACGAATTGGCACGCGGTATGTTGGAAAACATTGCCTATCAAATCAAATACTACGGCAAAATGCTCAACGCCAACCGCAGCTATTATTTGACGCGCTCGCAGCCACCGTTTTACACGCCCTATTTAGCCGCGTTTTACCGCCAATATGCCGACAGGCTGCCTGAAAACTGGCTGGCAGAGCATTTGGCAATCGCCATTCAAGAATACGAACAGGTTTGGCAAAACCCGAACACGCATTATTTTGCCGACATCGGTTTGAACCATTATTTTGACGAAGGCGTGGGTCGCCCCAAAGAAACCGAAGAAGGGCATTTTCGCGTGATTTTGCAGCAATTTGCCGACAAACACGGCATGAATTGGCAAGATTTTGAGCGCGAATACGATTCAGGCAGCCTGAAAGAACCCGAGCTAGACCGCTATTTTGAACACGACCGCGCCATGCGCGAAAGCGGACACGACACCACCACCCGTTTGGACGATGTGTGTGCCGACACCGCTTGTGTGGATTTGAACGCCATTTTGTATCGCGTGGAAGCGGATATTGCCCAATTATTATTGGAATATTATCCACAAGGTTTTGAATTTGCAGGTCAAACTTATTCGTACGACCGCTTTTTTGAATACGCAGAAAAACGCTATCTCGCCATGCAGCAATATTTGTGGAATGAAGCGGACGGCACATTCTACGATTACAACCATTTGACGAAAAAGCAAAATGCGTTTGTATCCGCCAGCAATTTGTTTCCACTTTGGGCGAAGGCGTGCAGCCCCACGCAAGCGAAACGCGCGGTAGCCAGCCAGTTGCCGCAACTGTTGCGCGTGGGTGGCATTGCGTCCACCGCCCCCATTTCAGGCAGCCTGAATGTGGAACGCCAATGGGATTATCCCTACGGCTGGGCACCGCACCAAATTTTGATTTGGGAAGGTTTGCAACATTTTGGTTTTGCTGATGAAATGCACCAAGCGGCATTTGCGTGGGTGCAAACCATTGTCCGCGCAACGGTGGAATACAACGGTTTGATTCCCGAAAAATTCAACGTGGAACAAAGTTCGCACAAAACCAATGTGGAATATGGCAATGTGGGGGCGGTGTTTGACTATGTGCCAGCAGGCGGTTTTGGTTGGACGAATGCGTCTTTGATTTTGGGTATTGCAAAATTGACCCAAGCGCAGAAAGATGAATTGAATGCGCTGGCAGATTCAACGGTTTGATTTTCATCGTTAAAAACATTCAGGCAGCCTGAAAAATGCGTTTCAGGCTGCCTGAAATATTTTTAGCTTAAATAAAAATCCTGCGCCACCAACGCGGGCGGCACATCGCGCCCCAAACTCATCAACAATTCGCGTTCCATTAAAATGACCATGCTGTCTAGCGGCAAATCATTGTCTTGCGTGCCAAATGGCTCTTCCAGTTGCAAACTCAACGCGTCCAAACCCAAAAACATGTACACCAGCCACGCCACCATCAACGGTGTCCAAAAACCCAGCTCGCTGTGTATCGCAAAGGGCAACATCACGCAAAAACTGTACACCGCACGGCGCAATAATGCCGAATAAACAAAGGGCAGGGGCGTGCTGGCAATGCGGTCGCAGCCTGCCTGAATGCTGCCCAGCGATGTAATGTGGGCGGTCAGTTGCGTGTAGATGATGTCGCTGATGTGCTTTTGTTGGTGTGCGGCAATCAGATTGTTTTGGATTTGTTGTAAACAATATTGTGGCAAATTAATGTGTTGTTTAAATTGAATAATATCATTTTCATCAAATTGCCCATATCGCGAAAATAATTCGGGCGCGGCTGCCTGAACGCGCAAACGGTCGCGCAACAAATGCACAAACACAATCACGCGCTCCAACACGATTTCGCGTTGTTCGGGCGGCAAAATGGCGGTGTCGCGCGCCAAATGGCGTTCGGTCGCAATCAACGCGCCCCACAATTTGCGACCTTCCCACCAACGGTCGTAGCAAGCGTTGTTGCGAAAGCCCAAAAACAGCGACAGCACCACACCAAAAATCGTGAAGCCCACCAATGGTGGCGCAGGCACGTCCAGCCAGCGATAATGCACCACCATTGCCAGCACCACCGACAAAGCCGATAAGCCCAAAATTTCAGGCAGCACTTGCGGTAAAATCGTGCCACGCCACGCGAAAAGCAGCGTAAAAGTATTGTTTTTATTGCGGATAATCATAATATTGTTTTGCGAGAAGGTTTTTCAGGCTGCCTGAAAATATTTTTTAATAAAAGACAAGGTTATTTGATGTATTCATATAAGAAAATTTTTCTCAATCCAAATATATTGTATACTTCAATATATTTAACATTTTTACATCTGTTTGGTTCTACAGTAAGAAAATCTTTATATCCTTTTCCCAATGGAAACTGAAGCCATTCTTTTCTTTTAATCAGAAAAGCCCTATGTCGTAAAGGTAAAATATCTCTATCTGAATAATATTTCCCTTCAATTTCAATAATTGTTTCATCAATATATTTCCCTTTGTTTGTTTTAATTATGTAAGCACAAGCAGTTTGAAACTGACCTTTTTCTGCTTTTGTTATTGCAATGTAAGGAAAAATTGTGTTTGTAAATAAAAATAATAAAAATATCCACCAGACAAAAATAAAATGGTTATCCATTATTTTTTTTATAAATGTCATAATTTAATCTTAATTTTTTGAAATTAAATTTATGTTTAACGCAAATTAAAAAAGCCAGCGTAGGTCGGTTCTCCGAGCCGAAACCTACTCTGAAAGGCTGAAACCTTTGCAAAACCACTACCATCGTCATTCCCGCGTAGGCGGGAATCCAAAGTTGAGTTACACAAACTTTTGTTTCTTAAAGTTAAAAGTGGATTCCCGTCTACGCGGGAATGACGGCAGTTTTTCTGTTTCAGGCAGCCTGAAATAATGTAGGTTGGGTTTGACAGCCCAACCTACACACATCAACACTCCACCACACGCACAGAAATGGGAATGGCTTTTTTCTTTAAAGTAACCGCCAAACCCGCCAGCGAAGTTTCTTTGTAGGTGGATTTCATGTCCAAGCCTGTTTGCAGCATGGTTTTGATGACCATGTCCAAGCTCACTTTTTTGTTGTTGCCGTCTTCCAGCAGCGACAGTTGTGCCAATTTAATCGCTTTTTCGGCGGCAATGCCGTTGCGCTCAATGCACGGGATTTGCACCAAGCCGCCTACGGGGTCGCAAGTTAAACCCAAATGGTGTTCCATTGCCATTTCTGCCGCGTTTTCAATTTGCGCGGTTGTGCCACCACTCACGGCTGAAAACGCGCCTGCTGCCATGGAACACGCCACGCCCACTTCGCCTTGACAACCCACTTCCGCCCCTGAAATGGAGGCGTTGGTTTTGTACAAAATGCCGATTGCGCCTGCCACCAGCAGGAAATCTTCAATCGCACGCGGCGCGGCAAGTGGATGAAATTTATGGAAATAATACAATACCGCAGGCACAATGCCAGCCGCACCATTGGTGGGAGCGGTAACAACACGTCCACCAGCCGCGTTTTCTTCGTTCACCGCCATCGCGTAAATCATCGGCCACAAATGCGTGTTCAACTGACCTGCCTCACGCAAATTTTGCATTTTCACTGCCAAATCGGGCGCACGGCGTTGCACATTCAAACCGCCAGCCAATACACCGCGTTGCTGCAAACCGCGTTCCACGCAATCAAACATGGCTTGGGCAATCGCAGCCACGCGGCGGCGCACGGCAAGCGGTTTTTCGCCGCTTATTGCGGCTTCGTTTTGCACCACCACTTGCGCGATGGACAAATCTTCTTCATCACAAATGCGCAGCAAATCCGCCATGTGCTTGAAAGGATAGGGGACGCTGGTCGCATTGCTTTGTTCTTTGCCAAATTGTTCATCGGTAACGATAAAACCGCCGCCGATGGAATAGTAAATTTGTTCGTGCAAAATTTGCTCTTGGGCATCGTAGGCGATGAAACGCAAACCGTTGGGGTGTTTGGGCAGGCTGTCGCTGTATCGCACCACCATATCGCGCGCCACTTCAAAATCAATGGTTTGTGTGCCATTCAGTTGTAATTGGGCGTGGGCGTTGATGTGTTCTAGGCGTTCGGGCAGGGTTTCCAAATCCACATTGTGTGGCAGGCTGCCTTCCAAGCCCAGCAAAATCGCGTCAAACGTGCCATGCCCCAAACCTGTGAGTGCCAGCGAACCATACACTTCGGCAGCAAGGCGTTTTACTTGTGGCAACACGCCCAAATCGTTCAGGCTGCCTGCAAAGGCGGCGGCGGCTTTCATCGGGCCTACGGTGTGTGAACTGGAAGGACCCAAACCAATTTTAAAAATATCAAAAATGCTCAACATGATGTTTTCTCAATAAAAATGTGCTTTCAGGCAGCCTGAAAACAACAAGGCTGCCTGAAAAAGAAGGGGAAGATAAGAACCATTAAATCGCTCGGTATTTGAAACCGCGCAAATTGAAAAATTGATGACGACCGATTTTCACGCCTTTTACCGCGCGTGGCGCAGGACGCACACCATTGGCAGAAAAGAACAATGCACCACGGGTAACATCATGTTGGGTAATGGATTGTTTTTGCGCATAAACTTTGCTTGCCAAATGCTGAATTTGCTTGTGGCGCACGGGGTGAAACACGCGATTTTTACGCAAACGGTGGTTGTGCGCCCATTGGAATTGTCCTTTTTGATGAATCACGCCACACGCGCTTTTGGGATACAAGCCCGAACGCATGCGGTTCAAAATCACATGACCGACCGCAATTTTGCCTTTGTGGGGTTCGCCTTGCGCTTCATAGAAAATGGCGGTTGCCATGCACTTGACTTCTTGGGCATAGGTTTTGGCGTGGGCTGCCTGCATGGGCAAAAACAGGCTGGCAAACAAAGTGGTCAAAAACAAGAAAAATGTTTTTTTCATGTGGTGTTCCTTAAAATGGGTGTGGGGAAATGTTGTTCATTTCCACAAAAATATTTTTATTGAAGTGATTTGTGAAGAAAAAGGCTGTCTGAAAAACCAAGCAGCTAACACACGGGGTGTTAGCTGTATGGCTTTTATTATAAATGATGAATGGATTTTCGCCAAATTTTGCTTATTTTTTGACTTCCGAGGCGGCGGCTTTCATTTCATCATCGGCTTCAATTTGTGCCAACAAATCTTCATCACTTTGAATGGTAAAGACTTTGCCATTCAGTTTGATTTCATTGTTTTGCACCGCCACATTGGTTTGAATGGCATCGTTGTTTTGGGTCAAATAGCCTTCGCCAGCCATATTGTCCACCATGCCGCCTATCATCAAGCGTATGGTGTCGTCCACGTCTTTTTGGGCGGCTTCGTCCATTTTGGCTTCTTGATTCTCGGGATTATTGGATGCGCTAAACAAACCACGCGCTTGGCTGATGGCAAATTGCTCAATCAGGGCTTTGGAAACGTCAAAGTCCATATTGGCGTTCATTTTTTTCAATAAAACGCCAAAATCGTTCAAATCGGCTGCCTGAACGCCATTGAAACCAATTTGTCCTTTGGTTTTCACATGACCCGATGGCGCAACAAAATCAAATTGATTGATTTTGAAAACGGGATTGTTGGTAAACAAGCCCACACCCTCTTTGCGAACCACGTCCAAAATGGCTTCTTGCATTTTTTCGTCATCAACCTGTTTGGCAGACAATTCAGCCCAGCTTTTTTTGATGGCTGCCAAGCTCTTGCTTTCCAAATGTTCGGCAGCAATGTCTATGGCAAGTGGGCCGTAGGCATTGTCGCCATATTGCAATTTTTCAAAAGCAAAACGCCCTTGGCTGTTGATGAAACCGTCTTTTTCATCGGTTTGGGTGGTGTAGCTCAAATTGTTTACCGACAAATTGGACGGCGCAATGCTGCCTGTGGGATTGATGAACGCGCCAATTTGCAAATCGGTAACGGTATTGACCAATTCATTCAGGCGAATGTTGTAATCAATGCTTTCTTTCCAAGCCACATTGAATTTGCCCAATTTGGTTTCCGATGAACCCAAGCTGATGTTGTGGCTGCCTGAATGGGTTTTGCTGTTGATTTGCACATTTTCTATGCTGATTTCGCCTTTGTCTGCCAAAATCGCTTTTAAGTGGGGAATGTCAAATTGATTGGTGTAGGCTTGAAAACCTGCCTCATAATCCATGTGGGCTTGCATGCCTTGCCAATTCAATTTAATGCCCGACAATTCTTCATAGTCAAATTTGGCAACCTGCATTTCCAACTTACCATTGCCGTTTAAGCCTATGGTGTTGGTCATGCTTACGGGCGTTTGGTCGCCAAAAAAGCGCGCCAACACTTTTTGCACTTCGGGGTCGTATTGAAATTCGGTGCGAACCACAGCGCGAACGGGCGTGAAACCATCGGCAAACAAACCATGTTGCACATGATTGACCATGGTAATGGGTTTATCCAACACGGTTTTGATGTTGGCAGGCAGGTGTTTGGACAAATTGTTCAACACGCTGGGTTTGAAACGCACAACGGTGGTTTCGGTTGCGCTGAACCAGCCACGGTCGTAGGTGTGATTGTCAATTTCTAGGAAAAAGGTATCGGCTAAAATGCGATGTTGTTCATTTAGGCTTTGTTCGGCTTTCATGCCCAAATAGTAAGGTGTGCCAAAAAACAATGCGAGTGTGGTGCTGGCAATCGCACCGATTAAAATTTTTTTATTCATCCTATTTCCTTTTCGGTGGGTTTGATTTGGTAGAGGCATCACCTCGTCCAAATCAGGGCAACATATATGGCGCAAGGCGATATTTTATGTGCCGCCCTGTGTGTTGAACATGTTGTTTGTTATGGGTCGTAAAAATTTTGTATCATAACATAAATTGCGAAAAAGCTGCCTGAAAATGGCTTTCAGGCAGCTTTTTTTGCATAAACAATGCGATTTTATACCGAGAATGATGAGCCACAACCACAAGTGGTGGTGGCATTGGGATTGCGAATCACAAATTGTGAGCCGTGTAAACTTTCGGTGTAGTCAATTTCAGCACCAATCAGGTATTGGTAGCTCATGGGGTCCACCAAAAATTTCAAGCCGTTTTTCACGATTTCAAAATCGTCATCGTTTTTGATTTCGTCAAAGGTAAAGCCATATTGGAAACCCGAGCAACCGCCACCGTTTACAAACACGCGCAACATCAAATCGGGGTTGTTTTCTTCGGCGATTAAGTCGGCAACTTTTTCGCAGCACGCTTCGGTAAAAATGATTGGGTTTTCGTCAGACATGATGATTTTCCTTATAAAATACATTTGGGTGGGTGCAATGTGGGGCACACCTTGGTTTTATTCAAGAGAGTGTACGCTTTTTTTGTCTGTTTGCCTACATTTTGGTTTTCAGGCTGAAACCTTTGCAAAACGCCTAAAATTTGATTTTTCAAAATTTCAATATATTGGATTTTAATAAATTTATTTTTCAAAAAAGTTCAAAAAATAGGGTTTGCAAAGGTTTCAGGCTGCCTGAAATATTTTTTGGCAAGAAACCGTTCAGCATTAAGGTATTTGGCTTACTTTTTTAAAAAGTCAGTCGCCGAAGGCAAAATCCATTTTTTCAGTTTAGTGAAAGGCAGCCTGAATTTTTGCCAGCAATTCGCGCAAAGCCATGGCGCGGTGGCTGATGGCATTTTTGTGTTCGGGCGACATTTGCGCGGCGGTGCAATGGTGTTGGGGCAAATAAAAATGCGGGTCGTAGCCAAAGCCGTGTTCGCCTGCGGCTTGGTGTTGCCATTGTCCGTGCCAAATGCCTTCGGCGATGATGGGTTGGGGGTCGTTTTCGTGGCGCACCAGCACCAAAACGCAAACATAATAACAAGATAAATCAGTGTGTTGAGCCAGTTGTGCGCTGACTTTGGCGTTGTTGGCGGCATCGGATTTGGGTTCGCCAGCAAATCGGGCAGACAACACCCCTGGTGCGCCACCCAGCGCATTCACGCAAATGCCACTGTCGTCTGCCAAAGCAGGCAAACCGCTATGGCGACTGGTGTGGCGGGCTTTGGCAAGCGCGTTTTCCACAAATGTGGGGTGGGGTTCGGGGCATTCGGGGATGTTGAAAGCGGATTGTGGCACGATTTCAAGGTGTTGCGCGGCAAATAAATCGGTAAATTCGCGCAATTTGCCTGCGTTGTTGCTGGCAAGGACGATTTTTTGAAACATGGTTGTTTTCCTTCTGAAAATGGTTTGGGCGGTTGCCTGAATCAAAGCTCATTGTTTTGATTCATCATTTGCCGTTGTGCTTTTTCACGCGCGATGTGGCGAATGTACATCGCCAAGCTGCCAATTTGCCCAAACGCCGCCGCAAATGCAAACAAAAACGCCGCAATGCCAAATTGTCGTTCAGGCAGCGTTTTGAGCGACAGCCAATAACTGCCCAGCGCAATCAACGCCACAAACAGCAGCGAAAACAAAATAATCAAAATCAAAAAAGTTTGGCGTTTACTCATTGTTTGTTATCAAGTATTTAAATTTAAAATGAAAATTTTGGATTGGCGACCGTTACTTTGGTATTCTGCCAAGCGTTGAGCGGGCAAATCGGCTGCGCTGGCTGCCTGGAAACCGCGTTCCAAAAACCAATCGGCGGTGTGGGTGGACAGCGCAAACAGGCGTTGTTTGCCCATTTGCCGTGCGTGTTGCAACACTTTTTCCAGCAGCAATTCGCCAAAGCCGCCATCTCGCGCATCGGGCGACACCACCAAACATGCCAATTCAGCGTCATTTGGGCTGTCTGAAAAGGTTTTCATTGCCACGCAACCGTAAATTTGGCGGTCGTGTTCCAACGCAAAAAATTCGTGAATGTGTGCCGCCAAATATTCGGGACTGCGTGGCAGCAAAATGCCGCGCTCTTCCAAAGGCTTAATCAGCGTGATGATGTCGGCGATGTCGCGCTCGTGAGCAGGGCGCACGTTCATAAACGAATCTTGGGCAATGGACGTGCCAGCACCGTGTCGCGTGAACAATTCGCGCAACAATCCCCCATTTTGGCTGCCTGAAAGGATTTGCACGCGCGAAATGCCCTGTTGCAAAGCGTGCAATGCCGATGTCAAAATCGCCTGCTCTGAAATGGAAAAATGCTTTTCAGACAGCAAATGATGTGTTTCTTGCGCGGTTAAATTTGCCAATAATTGCCCATTGGCATGGCGTATGCCGTTTTCTTGGGTCAGAAAAACCAATTTTTCCGCTTGCAAGGCAATCGCCAATTCTGCCGCGACTTCGGGCATGGACAAAACATGGCTTTGCCCGCCCAATGATGCGGCAATGGGGCTAATCAAAACAATGGCTTGCATTGCAAGTGCGTCTTCAATCGCGGCAGCGTCCACCTTGCGGACTTGACCCGCCCATTGCATGTCCACACCGCCGTGTACGCCCAAAGGCTTGGCACTCAAAAAATTGCCATGAATCAAACGCAAACGCGGTGGACGTTGTGGCGAACGCGCCACACCCAGCGACAAGGCTGCCTGAAAATCAAATTGTATTGCGCCACAAAAGTGTTTGGCAAATTGCAGGGCGTTGTCGTCAATAATACGGCGTTGCGGATAAATGGCATGATTGCGTTGATTTTGTGGACAAAACCGCGCAATTTGCGTGTCGCAACCGTGTACCAAAACCAAGCGTATGCCCAAAGCCGCCAGCAAATGAAAATCCGCCGACAAAGCGTTCAGGCTGCCTGAATCAAGCAAATGGCTGGCAATGCCCACCACCAAAGTTTTGCCGCGCAAATAGTGAATATAAGGCGCGGCTTCGCGGAATGCGTTTACAAAAGGGTCTGTCATATTTTTGGGTTGAAAGAAAAGCCAGCCTGAAAAAAAGCCCGATTATTTCATGCAAAACAATCGGGCAAACGAAAAAGATTATTGCAACATCAAAACCAAATAAAATAATTGCACAATCAAAGCGATAAGTGCCGCGATGGTGGCGATTGTCCAATTCAAATCATTGCCAGATGACACCACAATGGGCGCATTGCTTTTGTTGCCACCAGCGTCAATCACATTGTTGTCGGTGCCATTGTTGTCGCCCACCAAAGTGAACACCAAGCTGTCGGTGTGAATCGTGATGTTGTTTTGCTGGTCGGGATTGCCCGTGCTGTTCATGGCAAGCGCATTGCCTTGCACCGCAGGTTTGATGGACACTTGCGGAATTTGCGCGTTTGCCGAATCCGCATCCAACATATTGAATGCCAATGGTTTTTGACCCACATCGGCAAAGGTGTTGCGGTTTTTGTTTTCCGCTTTGGGTTCACGATAATTGAGTTTGACCGCGCTTTTGTTTGCGGTTTTGGGTTTGGCTTTTTCCTGTTTGGCGCGATTGCCTGTGGGGAAACCATCGGTGGGGAAAATCGGGTCGTTCACACCCACATCAGCAAAAAAGGGGTCGGTTTTGGGGCGCTCTTTTTTGGGGGATTCGGCAGGTGGTGGGGTTTCGGCTTTTTTCTTTTTTACCAAACGAAAAACGTGTCCACAGTGGTGGCAATCGGCGCGACCGTCTGTTTCACGCAAATGCTGTTCAGACAGGCTCAATGCGGTTTTGCAGCTTGGGCAAGTTACTTTAATCATTTTAGTCATGGTGTGTGCTTTCTCGTTTTAAGCGGCTTTTTTGCGACCACTGATACACGCCCAGCCGTCCAAAATTTCGGTGGGGGCTAAATCAAACCATTGCGAATAAATCGCGCTCATTTCATCAATTTGCTCTGCCAAAATGCCTGATAAAACAATGCGTCCGCCTTGTTTGGTGCGGCTTGCCAGCATTTCGCCCAACATACGCAGAGGGTTTGCCAAAATATTGGCAAGCACCACATCGTATTGGGCATCGGGCAGCTCGTTGGGTTGCACAAAAGTGGCTTGAACGTCATTTTGCAAAGCATTGTCTTTGCTGGCGATGATGGCTTGGGGGTCAATGTCCACGCCTGTGGCGTTTTGTGCGCCCAATTTTAAGGCGGCAATCGCCAAAATG is a genomic window containing:
- a CDS encoding MFS transporter gives rise to the protein MKHFPIKLALFINYFVFAILLNSVGIVIQQSLANYGVSATEASILEAFKDLPIAIVSFFVASFLPKFGYKNSMLLGLALVFAGCLTMYLGNSFGSSKILFLTIGVAFAFIKVSVYSMIGLFTNSKEEHNSFMSSIEGFFMIGIASAYFLFPAFFDANDPNGWLRVYLLLAALVAVAFFLLLFTKVEVETPKSSGSLSDDFVGMLKMAALPLTIFFVLSAFCFVMVEQGIMTWLPTFNQKVLSLNETLSVQMASILALSLAAGRFLAGQLVKKIHWLTLLIGCLLAAAAVVVFVLPSALNANPQTIHSFSDIPAIGFIFPLIGLFIAPIYPLISSATLSALPKHLHSPMTGLIVIFSALGGTLGSRIIGMLFENVGGAQAFYFMLIPIAILIVSLILLNKFIKGYGNAA
- a CDS encoding trehalase family glycosidase, coding for MQLKINRDQILNDLLAQQSTQGTRTITIDDTGNKQFTVFGENGEQFDVRGTYYLANLLQEVWLGNGELDTEKVLMLPLERVDYLMKNHYWNVLSRRMNADNVLANLFDEKRSSEKSYLYVPAADVDGLAYYRRITAQYDNIEIIELPAPPYSADLLKEIDEKAGLLALKYDKATDQPLPYVVPGGRFNEMYGWDSYFIGLGLMAHDQYELARGMLENIAYQIKYYGKMLNANRSYYLTRSQPPFYTPYLAAFYRQYADRLPENWLAEHLAIAIQEYEQVWQNPNTHYFADIGLNHYFDEGVGRPKETEEGHFRVILQQFADKHGMNWQDFEREYDSGSLKEPELDRYFEHDRAMRESGHDTTTRLDDVCADTACVDLNAILYRVEADIAQLLLEYYPQGFEFAGQTYSYDRFFEYAEKRYLAMQQYLWNEADGTFYDYNHLTKKQNAFVSASNLFPLWAKACSPTQAKRAVASQLPQLLRVGGIASTAPISGSLNVERQWDYPYGWAPHQILIWEGLQHFGFADEMHQAAFAWVQTIVRATVEYNGLIPEKFNVEQSSHKTNVEYGNVGAVFDYVPAGGFGWTNASLILGIAKLTQAQKDELNALADSTV
- a CDS encoding bestrophin family protein → MIIRNKNNTFTLLFAWRGTILPQVLPEILGLSALSVVLAMVVHYRWLDVPAPPLVGFTIFGVVLSLFLGFRNNACYDRWWEGRKLWGALIATERHLARDTAILPPEQREIVLERVIVFVHLLRDRLRVQAAAPELFSRYGQFDENDIIQFKQHINLPQYCLQQIQNNLIAAHQQKHISDIIYTQLTAHITSLGSIQAGCDRIASTPLPFVYSALLRRAVYSFCVMLPFAIHSELGFWTPLMVAWLVYMFLGLDALSLQLEEPFGTQDNDLPLDSMVILMERELLMSLGRDVPPALVAQDFYLS
- a CDS encoding L-serine ammonia-lyase — translated: MLSIFDIFKIGLGPSSSHTVGPMKAAAAFAGSLNDLGVLPQVKRLAAEVYGSLALTGLGHGTFDAILLGLEGSLPHNVDLETLPERLEHINAHAQLQLNGTQTIDFEVARDMVVRYSDSLPKHPNGLRFIAYDAQEQILHEQIYYSIGGGFIVTDEQFGKEQSNATSVPYPFKHMADLLRICDEEDLSIAQVVVQNEAAISGEKPLAVRRRVAAIAQAMFDCVERGLQQRGVLAGGLNVQRRAPDLAVKMQNLREAGQLNTHLWPMIYAMAVNEENAAGGRVVTAPTNGAAGIVPAVLYYFHKFHPLAAPRAIEDFLLVAGAIGILYKTNASISGAEVGCQGEVGVACSMAAGAFSAVSGGTTAQIENAAEMAMEHHLGLTCDPVGGLVQIPCIERNGIAAEKAIKLAQLSLLEDGNNKKVSLDMVIKTMLQTGLDMKSTYKETSLAGLAVTLKKKAIPISVRVVEC
- a CDS encoding cell wall hydrolase codes for the protein MKKTFFLFLTTLFASLFLPMQAAHAKTYAQEVKCMATAIFYEAQGEPHKGKIAVGHVILNRMRSGLYPKSACGVIHQKGQFQWAHNHRLRKNRVFHPVRHKQIQHLASKVYAQKQSITQHDVTRGALFFSANGVRPAPRAVKGVKIGRHQFFNLRGFKYRAI
- a CDS encoding YdgA family protein, translating into MNKKILIGAIASTTLALFFGTPYYLGMKAEQSLNEQHRILADTFFLEIDNHTYDRGWFSATETTVVRFKPSVLNNLSKHLPANIKTVLDKPITMVNHVQHGLFADGFTPVRAVVRTEFQYDPEVQKVLARFFGDQTPVSMTNTIGLNGNGKLEMQVAKFDYEELSGIKLNWQGMQAHMDYEAGFQAYTNQFDIPHLKAILADKGEISIENVQINSKTHSGSHNISLGSSETKLGKFNVAWKESIDYNIRLNELVNTVTDLQIGAFINPTGSIAPSNLSVNNLSYTTQTDEKDGFINSQGRFAFEKLQYGDNAYGPLAIDIAAEHLESKSLAAIKKSWAELSAKQVDDEKMQEAILDVVRKEGVGLFTNNPVFKINQFDFVAPSGHVKTKGQIGFNGVQAADLNDFGVLLKKMNANMDFDVSKALIEQFAISQARGLFSASNNPENQEAKMDEAAQKDVDDTIRLMIGGMVDNMAGEGYLTQNNDAIQTNVAVQNNEIKLNGKVFTIQSDEDLLAQIEADDEMKAAASEVKK
- the erpA gene encoding iron-sulfur cluster insertion protein ErpA, with protein sequence MSDENPIIFTEACCEKVADLIAEENNPDLMLRVFVNGGGCSGFQYGFTFDEIKNDDDFEIVKNGLKFLVDPMSYQYLIGAEIDYTESLHGSQFVIRNPNATTTCGCGSSFSV
- the rdgB gene encoding RdgB/HAM1 family non-canonical purine NTP pyrophosphatase, producing MFQKIVLASNNAGKLREFTDLFAAQHLEIVPQSAFNIPECPEPHPTFVENALAKARHTSRHSGLPALADDSGICVNALGGAPGVLSARFAGEPKSDAANNAKVSAQLAQHTDLSCYYVCVLVLVRHENDPQPIIAEGIWHGQWQHQAAGEHGFGYDPHFYLPQHHCTAAQMSPEHKNAISHRAMALRELLAKIQAAFH
- a CDS encoding NGO_0222 family membrane protein; this translates as MSKRQTFLILIILFSLLFVALIALGSYWLSLKTLPERQFGIAAFLFAFAAAFGQIGSLAMYIRHIAREKAQRQMMNQNNEL